In the Hordeum vulgare subsp. vulgare chromosome 7H, MorexV3_pseudomolecules_assembly, whole genome shotgun sequence genome, one interval contains:
- the LOC123407382 gene encoding WD repeat-containing protein 26 homolog codes for MGGFEDDEPPSKRARASSVESASLSDIPCYSKPANPLGGTMARPLTSQGKEVMVGSKGLIKRDEFVRILTKSLYTLGYEKTGAVLEEESGITLHSPPVNLFRKQVLDGNWDGALVTLNTLGLLDENNVKSAAFLLLEQKFFELLRTDNVMGALKTLQSEISPLGINRKRVHEMSSCLISFPQNVLVGFSNPGIESSNSRFKLLEELQKVLPPTVMVPERRLENLVEQALTVQREACYLHNSVDGLSLYIDHHCGRDQIPSQAVQVLSAHRDEVWFLQFSNNGKYLASASNDKTAVIWKVDEDGELLLKHTLTGHEKPVMMVAWSPDDCQLLTCGMEEVIRRWDIESGECVHVYEKSGIGLVSCGWFPDGKQILSGLSDQRLCLWDLDGKQADCWEGQRSTKTSDFAVSKDGKLIISTSRDSAILLFNRDTKQERLIEEEETVTSFSLSEDGDFLLVNLINEQIHLWNIRNDPIRVKRYTGHKRSRFVIRSCFGGSEQAFIASGSEDAKVYIWHRASGDVIETLSGHSGAVNCVSWNPANPHMLASASDDHTIRIWGLKKATAKRRDAGSSSNGIHMNGSANGNGLVHQCNGSRSK; via the exons ATGGGAGGTTTTGAAGATGATGAACCGCCATCAAAACGGGCAAGAGCATcctcagtagaatcagcaagtttGTCAGACATTCCCTGTTATTCTAAACCCGCTAATCCTTTGGGAGGTACAATGGCTAGACCTTTGACTTCCCAAGGGAAAGAAGTTATGGTTGGTTCTAAAGGTTTAATTAAGAGGGATGAATTTGTGAGGATACTCACAAAATCTCTGTATACTCTTGGATATGAAAAAACTGGAGCTGTTCTTGAGGAGGAATCAGGTATAACACTGCATTCTCCACCAGTGAATCTTTTTAGAAAGCAGGTACTTGATGGGAATTGGGACGGTGCACTCGTTACCTTGAACACACTTGGTCTTCTGGATGAAAATAATGTGAAGTCCGCAGCATTTTTGTTACTGGAGcagaaattctttgaacttttgagAACTGACAATGTCATGGGTGCTTTAAAGACGCTGCAAAGTGAAATCTCCCCTCTTGGCATTAACAGAAAAAGAGTTCACGAAATGTCAAGTTGCTTAATATCTTTTCCGCAAAACGTCTTGGTTGGTTTTTCAAACCCTGGAATTGAATCTTCTAACTCACGGTTTAAGCTCCTAGAGGAATTGCAAAAGGTGCTCCCCCCTACTGTTATGGTACCTGAGAGGAGGTTAGAGAATTTAGTTGAACAGGCACTCACTGTACAACGTGAAGCTTGTTATCTCCATAATTCTGTTGATGGCCTGTCACTCTATATCGATCATCACTGTGGGAGAGATCAGATACCATCTCAGGCTGTGCAG GTTTTGTCTGCACATCGTGACGAAGTATGGTTTCTCCAATTTTCAAACAATGGAAAGTATTTAGCATCTGCATCAAATGATAAAACCGCAGTCATATGGAAG GTTGATGAAGATGGAGAACTATTGCTGAAGCACACATTGACTGGTCATGAGAAACCAGTGATGATGGTTGCATGGAGCCCTGATGATTGCCAGCTTCTCACGTGTGGAATGGAAGAAGTCATCCGGCGCTGGGATATTGAATCTGGCGAATGTGTTCATGTTTATGAAAAATCTGGCATTGGTCTGGTGTCATGTGGTTGGTTTCCAGATGGAAAGCAAATATTGTCTGGTTTAAGTGATCAAAGGCTTTGCTTATGGGATTTAGATGGAAAACAAGCAGATTGCTGGGAAGGGCAGAGGTCAACAAAAACATCTGATTTTGCTGTCTCAAAAGATGGCAAACTTATAATAAGCACCAGTAGAGATTCTGCAATTCTGTTATTCAATAGGGACACAAAACAGGAGAGGCTGATTGAAGAGGAGGAAACAGTCACTTCATTTTCACTTTCGGAAGATGGTGATTTCTTGCTTGTTAATCTTATAAATGAGCAGATTCATTTGTGGAACATAAGGAATGATCCCATTCGAGTTAAACGGTACACTGGCCATAAGCGCAGCCGGTTTGTGATAAGGTCATGTTTCGGTGGATCTGAGCAGGCCTTTATTGCCAGTGGAAGCGAAGACGCAAAG GTCTATATATGGCACAGAGCTAGTGGAGATGTTATCGAGACCCTGTCTGGCCACTCGGGTGCGGTCAACTGCGTAAGCTGGAACCCTGCAAATCCACATATGCTCGCGTCTGCGAGTGATGATCATACCATTCGCATATGGGGGCTAAAGAAAGCCACCGCGAAGCGAAGGGATGCAGGCAGCAGCAGTAATGGGATCCACATGAACGGTAGTGCCAATGGCAACGGTTTGGTTCACCAGTGCAACGGGAGCCGCAGCAAATGA